Proteins encoded within one genomic window of Leptospira stimsonii:
- the leuC gene encoding 3-isopropylmalate dehydratase large subunit, with protein sequence MKTMFEKIWEDHLVGELDGGSYIIYIDRHLIHEVTSPQAFEGIKIAGRKVRRPEATFATMDHNVSTRTRDMSLADPISAIQMQTLKKNCDENGIRLYDFQNPDQGIIHVIAPEMGLTHPGMTIVCGDSHTSTHGAFGALAFGIGTSEVEHVLATQTLVQKRAKTMEIRVDGKLSDKVTAKDIILAIIGKIGTAGATGYVIEYRGSAIQALSMEARMTICNMSIEAGARAGLIAPDETTFNYIKGKDFAPKGAEWDLAVKKWKHYVTDEGAKFDTTVILHADEIAPMVTWGTSPSQVISVKGVIPDPKDATDPVEKIGIESALKYMDLKPGQKIEEVSINKVFIGSCTNSRIEDLRAAAATIKGKTVSSKVQAIVVPGSGRVKRQAEQEGLDKIFTAAGFEWRNPGCSMCLAMNDDVLEPGDRCASTSNRNFEGRQGKGGRTHLVGPEMAAAAAIEGHFVDIRNWK encoded by the coding sequence ATGAAGACAATGTTCGAAAAAATCTGGGAAGACCATCTAGTCGGGGAACTGGATGGAGGATCGTATATCATTTATATTGACCGTCATCTCATCCACGAAGTCACCAGCCCCCAGGCTTTTGAAGGAATCAAAATCGCAGGAAGAAAAGTGCGCCGTCCTGAAGCGACTTTCGCAACGATGGATCATAACGTTTCCACGAGGACCAGAGACATGAGTCTCGCGGATCCGATCTCGGCAATCCAAATGCAAACTCTTAAAAAAAATTGCGACGAAAACGGGATTCGTCTCTACGACTTTCAAAACCCGGACCAAGGAATCATTCACGTCATCGCTCCGGAGATGGGTCTGACTCATCCAGGGATGACCATTGTATGCGGAGATTCTCATACGTCCACTCACGGCGCTTTCGGAGCTCTTGCATTTGGAATCGGAACGAGCGAAGTGGAACACGTTCTTGCGACTCAAACCCTCGTTCAGAAAAGAGCGAAGACGATGGAGATTCGCGTGGACGGAAAACTTTCCGATAAGGTCACCGCGAAGGACATCATTCTTGCGATCATCGGTAAAATCGGAACGGCCGGCGCTACCGGTTACGTAATCGAATACCGCGGTTCCGCGATCCAAGCTCTCAGCATGGAAGCTCGTATGACAATCTGCAATATGTCGATCGAAGCGGGAGCAAGAGCGGGACTCATTGCACCCGACGAAACCACTTTCAATTATATCAAAGGAAAAGACTTTGCTCCGAAAGGCGCGGAATGGGATCTCGCCGTTAAAAAATGGAAACACTACGTCACAGACGAAGGCGCTAAGTTTGATACGACCGTGATTTTACACGCGGACGAAATCGCGCCGATGGTCACCTGGGGGACTTCACCGAGCCAAGTGATTTCCGTAAAAGGGGTGATTCCTGATCCGAAGGACGCGACCGATCCCGTTGAAAAAATCGGAATCGAATCCGCTTTGAAATATATGGATTTAAAACCGGGACAAAAGATCGAAGAAGTATCGATCAACAAAGTTTTCATCGGGTCCTGTACGAATTCCAGAATCGAAGATTTGAGAGCGGCGGCGGCCACTATCAAAGGGAAAACCGTTTCCTCGAAAGTGCAAGCGATCGTGGTTCCAGGATCGGGAAGAGTGAAACGTCAGGCGGAACAGGAAGGTTTGGATAAGATCTTCACCGCGGCGGGTTTCGAATGGAGAAATCCGGGTTGTTCTATGTGTCTTGCGATGAACGACGACGTTCTGGAGCCGGGAGATCGTTGCGCTTCCACTTCCAATCGTAACTTCGAAGGTCGTCAAGGGAAGGGCGGTCGAACGCACCTCGTTGGTCCGGAAATGGCCGCGGCCGCGGCGATCGAAGGTCACTTCGTGGATATTCGAAACTGGAAATAA
- the leuD gene encoding 3-isopropylmalate dehydratase small subunit, with product MKAFTTLSGIAALLDRPNVDTDQIIPKQFLRKIERTGFGVHLFHDWRYLDDAGTKLNPEFSLNQDRYKGAIILVTRDNFGCGSSREHAPWALEDYGFRCIIAPSYADIFFNNCFKNGMLPVVLKSEEVEELFQAVSSNSGAKITIDLEKQSVTGPTGKVYTFEVDSFRKYCLYNGLDDIGLTLKHESKIGEFEKKQKEVEPWLYAI from the coding sequence ATGAAAGCATTTACTACTCTTAGTGGAATCGCGGCCTTACTCGACCGACCCAACGTGGATACGGATCAGATCATTCCAAAACAATTCTTGAGAAAGATAGAACGAACCGGATTCGGGGTTCATCTTTTTCACGATTGGAGATATTTAGACGACGCAGGAACCAAACTCAATCCTGAATTCTCCTTAAATCAGGATCGTTACAAAGGCGCCATTATCTTAGTAACGAGAGACAACTTCGGTTGCGGATCTTCCAGAGAACATGCTCCTTGGGCCTTGGAAGACTACGGTTTCCGTTGTATCATCGCTCCTTCTTACGCGGATATCTTCTTCAACAACTGTTTCAAAAACGGAATGCTTCCCGTCGTTTTAAAATCCGAAGAAGTGGAAGAATTGTTCCAAGCGGTGTCTTCCAATTCGGGTGCGAAAATTACGATCGATCTGGAAAAACAATCCGTTACTGGACCCACCGGAAAAGTGTACACTTTCGAGGTGGATTCTTTTCGCAAATACTGTCTTTACAACGGACTCGATGATATCGGGCTTACACTCAAACACGAATCCAAAATCGGAGAGTTTGAAAAAAAGCAGAAAGAAGTTGAACCTTGGTTGTACGCTATATAA
- a CDS encoding PLP-dependent cysteine synthase family protein: MFDEISRSIDEFGNSFLGALNNIQKSFGRELSVAKPVKETILQMIGNTPLIRLNQIGSHIPNVEFYLKAEFCNPTGSVKDRTALSMILSSERRGELKPGGQIIQPGYNSTGLSLAWISTIRQYKFRCLVAGDTDPQKIKDLQTFGAHVEILPEAKGNWDEALLKKAREIKEKEKNTVILNEYTDMANTNAHYLFTGPEIWRDLAGNVDAFVAGGGSGGTLSGAGRFLKSKKSSIRVIMGVSQKSRFIRKMVQNETSIHLPESFDPKIVDEYVGVDREQALLYQSDLYQKEGIFAGTTTGTTLASAIRFAESLPTRDDQKSQVYRIVVLSPDRF, encoded by the coding sequence ATGTTTGATGAAATCTCCCGTTCGATCGACGAGTTTGGAAACAGTTTCCTTGGCGCTCTGAATAACATTCAGAAATCGTTTGGACGGGAACTCAGCGTTGCAAAGCCGGTAAAAGAAACGATCCTTCAGATGATCGGAAACACTCCGCTCATCCGTTTGAATCAGATCGGTTCTCATATTCCCAATGTGGAATTCTACCTCAAAGCGGAGTTCTGTAATCCAACCGGCTCGGTGAAGGATAGAACAGCTCTTTCCATGATTCTTTCCTCCGAAAGAAGGGGAGAATTGAAACCGGGAGGTCAGATCATTCAACCCGGATACAATTCCACAGGGCTGAGTCTGGCTTGGATCAGTACGATTCGACAATATAAATTTCGTTGTTTGGTCGCAGGGGACACGGATCCTCAAAAGATCAAGGATCTCCAGACGTTTGGAGCTCACGTCGAAATTCTTCCTGAAGCGAAGGGGAATTGGGACGAGGCTCTTTTGAAAAAAGCGAGAGAGATCAAAGAGAAAGAAAAAAACACCGTGATCTTAAACGAATACACGGACATGGCCAATACAAACGCACATTATCTTTTTACCGGCCCTGAAATTTGGAGAGACCTCGCGGGTAACGTGGACGCGTTTGTCGCGGGTGGCGGTTCCGGAGGAACTCTTTCCGGAGCGGGACGTTTTTTAAAATCCAAGAAGTCTTCCATTCGAGTGATCATGGGTGTAAGTCAGAAATCCAGGTTCATCCGAAAGATGGTGCAGAATGAAACTTCCATTCACCTTCCGGAATCCTTTGATCCGAAGATTGTGGATGAGTATGTAGGCGTCGACCGGGAACAAGCGCTTCTCTATCAATCCGATCTCTATCAAAAAGAAGGAATCTTCGCAGGCACAACGACGGGAACTACGCTTGCGAGTGCGATTCGATTTGCGGAAAGTCTTCCAACCAGAGACGATCAAAAATCTCAGGTCTACAGAATCGTAGTCCTTTCTCCGGACCGGTTTTGA
- a CDS encoding AAA domain-containing protein codes for MKEQKFSDSLEELETVRKELEREKKEEETLFSKDWLSRSLSERIQLGITLYPLVYEEQTIGRDGSWILTFRFPEQEEYPSKFQSGAPIQIGKEEDRARAILVSLQKERVRIAIDEAPEWVEEGKCHLDLLPDETSYKEMFRALEVVSGAKKGSRLYANRELLLGYGKPDPVFIRENDQSRLLERINSRLNDSQKNAVLHAVLSEDVTIIHGPPGTGKTTTLTEIVSQLVAEERKILVSAPTHSACDLLVESISEKGIPVLRLGHPARVSETAFQSTLDYKLFHHPDGKLLSEYRREVVEISKQAKKYKRNFGEKEREERKSLFQEVKELKKAIRTIEAGLIDSLISSHPVIVSTPVASAKGILEGRFFDYCVLDECSQGLEPASWIPILKSDRVILAGDHKQLPPTLFSEKNTLEETLFEKAAERLADSERVFLLDTQYRMKDEIAEFSSKEFYSNLLKSGRPREERTSHFPEDFPFFHSFQWIDTAGTDSEEVSVEDSLTNPFEADLQIRICVLLSEAGWPEEEVTILSPYRAQVRLISEKLKEANLPKIRVSTIDSFQGRENRCILLGFVRSNEEGKSGFLKESRRINVGMTRARDLLLCIGDSSTLSSDAFLSKLIQFAEEREVFRTAWEFL; via the coding sequence TTGAAGGAACAAAAATTTTCCGATTCTTTGGAAGAATTGGAAACCGTCCGCAAAGAACTCGAACGCGAAAAAAAAGAAGAGGAAACTCTTTTCTCAAAAGATTGGCTTTCCCGCTCTTTGTCGGAACGGATTCAACTCGGAATCACGTTATACCCTCTTGTCTACGAAGAACAAACCATCGGACGAGACGGGAGTTGGATTCTTACCTTTCGATTTCCGGAACAGGAAGAATATCCGTCCAAGTTTCAATCGGGTGCGCCGATTCAAATTGGGAAGGAGGAGGACCGTGCGCGGGCCATTCTTGTTTCCCTTCAAAAAGAAAGAGTCCGAATCGCAATCGACGAAGCGCCGGAATGGGTCGAGGAAGGAAAGTGTCATCTCGATCTGTTACCGGACGAAACTTCTTACAAAGAAATGTTTCGTGCCTTGGAAGTCGTTTCCGGCGCGAAGAAAGGAAGTCGTTTGTATGCAAATCGAGAACTTCTTTTAGGATACGGAAAACCGGATCCGGTTTTTATCCGAGAAAACGATCAAAGTCGCCTATTAGAAAGAATCAATTCTCGCCTGAATGATTCCCAGAAGAATGCGGTGTTACACGCCGTTCTTTCCGAAGACGTCACGATCATCCACGGTCCACCCGGAACCGGGAAAACTACAACGTTAACCGAAATCGTAAGTCAACTCGTTGCGGAAGAAAGAAAAATTCTCGTGTCCGCGCCGACACATTCCGCCTGCGATCTTCTTGTGGAATCCATTTCCGAAAAAGGAATTCCTGTTTTACGTCTTGGACATCCCGCCAGAGTTTCGGAAACGGCTTTTCAATCCACGTTGGATTACAAACTGTTCCATCATCCCGACGGAAAATTGTTAAGCGAATACAGAAGAGAAGTTGTAGAAATCTCCAAACAAGCAAAAAAATACAAAAGAAACTTTGGAGAAAAGGAAAGAGAAGAAAGAAAGTCTCTTTTTCAGGAAGTCAAAGAACTCAAAAAAGCGATTCGAACGATTGAAGCGGGTCTCATAGACAGTTTGATTTCCTCTCATCCTGTTATTGTTTCGACTCCGGTCGCTTCGGCGAAAGGAATTTTGGAAGGACGCTTCTTCGACTATTGTGTGTTAGACGAGTGTTCGCAAGGACTCGAGCCTGCGTCCTGGATTCCGATTTTAAAATCGGATCGAGTGATTCTCGCGGGAGACCACAAACAATTGCCGCCCACTTTATTTTCAGAGAAGAATACGCTGGAAGAGACCTTGTTTGAAAAGGCCGCAGAGAGACTTGCGGACTCCGAACGCGTTTTTCTTCTCGACACTCAATATCGAATGAAGGATGAAATCGCAGAGTTTTCTTCCAAAGAGTTTTACTCGAATCTTTTGAAATCGGGTCGTCCGCGGGAGGAAAGAACTTCGCACTTTCCGGAGGATTTTCCGTTTTTTCATTCTTTCCAATGGATCGATACTGCTGGAACGGACAGCGAGGAAGTGTCCGTAGAAGACAGTTTGACTAACCCGTTCGAAGCCGATCTGCAGATTCGGATCTGCGTTTTGTTAAGCGAAGCCGGTTGGCCTGAGGAAGAGGTTACGATTCTTTCGCCCTACCGCGCTCAAGTCCGATTGATTTCCGAAAAGTTGAAAGAGGCAAACCTTCCAAAGATTCGAGTTTCCACGATCGATTCCTTCCAAGGAAGGGAGAATCGTTGTATTCTTCTTGGCTTTGTCCGTTCCAACGAAGAAGGAAAATCCGGGTTCTTAAAAGAATCCAGAAGGATCAATGTGGGAATGACGAGGGCGAGGGATCTTCTTCTTTGTATCGGAGACAGTTCTACACTTTCTTCGGACGCATTCCTGTCTAAACTGATTCAATTTGCGGAAGAAAGGGAAGTGTTTCGAACCGCTTGGGAATTTTTGTAA
- a CDS encoding NrsF family protein has product MLSKEQRTESLIQKMAAEPPLRRNVWGSFVFLFPLLGIGLVLLFLSLYPITAPLIHIPTLFPDFLWIGIVGISAYWILSQLRFPEESFSKSSKLPILLGLIWVLYSGGLYAWDIIEDHEFSHHVGRCSATIFFSSILLCGSGIFILKNGNPGNPILSSAVLSIFSLALANLCLKFVCGDQSSYHIFFSHVLSSLFLFFISFFVFKNILKW; this is encoded by the coding sequence ATGTTGAGTAAAGAACAAAGAACCGAATCCTTAATCCAGAAAATGGCGGCAGAACCTCCTTTGAGGAGAAACGTCTGGGGATCTTTTGTCTTCTTGTTCCCGCTTTTAGGGATCGGCTTGGTTCTCCTCTTTTTATCACTGTACCCGATCACAGCGCCTTTGATACACATTCCAACTTTGTTTCCCGATTTTCTTTGGATCGGAATCGTGGGCATCAGCGCGTATTGGATTCTTTCTCAATTGAGATTTCCGGAAGAATCGTTTTCGAAATCTTCTAAGCTTCCGATTCTCCTTGGCCTGATTTGGGTGCTCTATTCAGGAGGATTGTATGCCTGGGATATCATAGAAGATCATGAATTCAGCCATCACGTAGGTAGGTGTTCGGCGACCATTTTTTTCTCCAGTATTCTTCTGTGCGGAAGCGGAATTTTTATTTTAAAAAATGGAAATCCGGGAAACCCGATTTTAAGCTCGGCGGTACTTTCGATTTTTAGTTTAGCCCTTGCCAACCTTTGTTTAAAATTCGTTTGCGGCGATCAATCTTCCTATCATATTTTCTTTTCCCACGTTCTTTCAAGTTTATTCTTATTCTTTATCAGCTTTTTTGTATTTAAGAATATCTTAAAGTGGTAA
- a CDS encoding RNA polymerase sigma factor, with protein sequence MSAKKEIWEECTNLLAKAREGDPTSYEKFLRLVTGVLRSYLSPRINNAEDREDLIQEILIGLHKARDSYRAERHPAPWVFAIARYKTIDYLRKRKVGDRYFTTENLELFASPEPIEEEEPEKAREILREWLAVLDERQKQILTHLKLDGMSVREVSEKTGLSESNIKVITHRAVQKIRKHFSLDL encoded by the coding sequence ATGTCAGCTAAAAAAGAAATCTGGGAAGAATGTACAAATCTCCTCGCAAAAGCTCGAGAAGGGGATCCAACTTCTTATGAAAAATTTCTCAGACTTGTAACCGGAGTCCTTCGTTCGTATCTATCCCCACGTATCAACAATGCCGAGGACCGAGAGGATCTGATCCAGGAAATCTTAATCGGACTCCATAAGGCTCGGGATTCGTATCGCGCAGAACGTCACCCGGCCCCTTGGGTTTTTGCGATCGCACGCTACAAAACCATCGATTATCTCCGAAAAAGAAAGGTCGGCGATCGCTATTTTACCACGGAGAATCTGGAACTCTTTGCCTCTCCGGAACCGATCGAAGAGGAAGAACCGGAAAAGGCGCGGGAAATTCTGAGGGAATGGTTGGCCGTATTGGATGAGAGGCAAAAACAGATTCTGACCCATCTCAAACTCGACGGAATGAGTGTAAGAGAAGTTTCGGAAAAAACGGGGCTTTCCGAATCGAATATCAAGGTAATTACCCACCGCGCGGTTCAAAAGATTCGAAAGCATTTTTCCCTCGATCTCTGA
- a CDS encoding GNAT family N-acetyltransferase: protein MSSPISNGVSVEFLDSISSIPKEEWNSISDPKNPFLEYDFLHSLEISRCIGSNTSWVQKYCVLKMDGSFSAVIPLFLKFDSYGEYIFDFQWAQFFAQAGLSYYPKGLVAIPFTPANGKRILHKNELSLEEVCSYLIPELLRFSEEEGLSGVHFLFLEKEESEVLETFGFATRLSHQYHWTNPGYESFDDYLSAMKSKKRMQIKREREIVRSYGLDIRIIEGDRISKSDMNSIWRFYQDTHSRKWGSAYLNRVFFDSAFATFRDRIVLVLASRDGEPIAGTFNLRKGDFLYGRYWGCLEYHSHLHFECCFYQLIDYAIREKIKVFEAGAQGEHKFLRGFPAMPTYSSHRIFHPGARNAIERFLKEERLHMQEMIQETNEHSPLKDFSNETFFRDNAIAEKGSLDP, encoded by the coding sequence ATGTCTTCTCCTATTTCCAACGGCGTCAGCGTAGAATTTTTAGATTCTATTTCCTCGATTCCCAAGGAAGAATGGAATTCCATCTCCGACCCTAAAAATCCGTTTTTAGAATACGACTTTTTACATTCCCTGGAAATTTCCCGATGTATCGGCTCGAACACTTCTTGGGTTCAGAAGTATTGTGTTCTCAAAATGGACGGGAGTTTTTCAGCGGTCATTCCTCTTTTTCTCAAGTTCGATTCTTATGGGGAATATATCTTCGATTTTCAATGGGCCCAATTCTTCGCTCAAGCTGGATTGAGCTATTATCCCAAAGGTCTCGTGGCGATTCCGTTTACTCCGGCAAATGGAAAAAGAATTCTTCATAAGAATGAGTTAAGCCTGGAAGAAGTTTGTTCTTATTTGATTCCGGAACTCCTTCGTTTTTCCGAAGAGGAGGGGCTTTCCGGTGTTCACTTTCTCTTCTTAGAAAAAGAAGAATCGGAAGTCCTCGAAACGTTCGGCTTCGCGACTCGACTTTCTCACCAGTATCACTGGACCAATCCCGGATACGAAAGCTTTGACGATTACTTGAGCGCGATGAAATCCAAAAAACGAATGCAGATCAAACGGGAACGTGAGATCGTTCGGAGTTACGGACTTGATATAAGAATTATCGAAGGAGACCGGATTTCCAAGTCGGACATGAATTCCATCTGGCGTTTTTATCAGGACACACATTCCAGAAAATGGGGCTCCGCTTATCTCAATCGCGTCTTCTTTGATTCCGCGTTCGCTACGTTTCGAGATCGGATCGTTTTGGTTCTTGCGTCCCGGGACGGGGAACCGATTGCGGGAACCTTCAACCTTAGAAAGGGTGATTTTTTATACGGAAGATATTGGGGTTGTCTCGAATACCATTCTCACCTTCATTTTGAATGTTGTTTTTATCAATTGATCGATTATGCGATTCGTGAGAAAATCAAGGTCTTTGAGGCGGGCGCTCAGGGAGAACACAAGTTTCTTCGTGGATTTCCGGCGATGCCGACTTATAGTTCGCATCGGATTTTTCATCCGGGCGCTCGAAATGCGATTGAACGTTTCCTAAAAGAAGAAAGACTGCACATGCAGGAAATGATTCAAGAAACAAACGAGCACTCTCCGCTCAAGGATTTTTCAAACGAGACATTCTTCCGAGACAACGCGATCGCAGAGAAAGGGAGTCTAGATCCATGA
- the clpS gene encoding ATP-dependent Clp protease adapter ClpS — MSEIFRFDTEEQTLTKEKVKLKRPSKYRVIILNDDFTPMEFVVWILQVVFHRTRAESEQIMLKAHITGKALCGVYSHDVARTKVIQVQQLADQHGYPLHCTMEVEEGEEES; from the coding sequence ATGAGCGAAATCTTTCGATTCGATACGGAAGAACAGACGTTAACCAAGGAGAAGGTCAAACTCAAACGTCCTTCCAAGTACAGAGTTATCATACTCAACGACGATTTTACTCCGATGGAATTCGTAGTTTGGATTTTACAGGTGGTCTTTCACAGAACGAGAGCCGAAAGCGAACAGATCATGTTAAAGGCACATATCACCGGGAAAGCGTTATGCGGCGTTTATTCGCACGATGTGGCGCGAACCAAGGTCATACAAGTTCAACAATTGGCGGATCAACACGGATACCCACTTCATTGTACGATGGAAGTGGAAGAAGGAGAAGAAGAATCATGA
- the clpA gene encoding ATP-dependent Clp protease ATP-binding subunit ClpA: MILTEEMERTLRKAWEEAKQRRNEFITLEHILLALTFDTVGKEVLEACGADIEKLKKDLSHYLDSELESFPETSGEVDPIYTIGVQHVLQLAEFHVQSTRNKKMDGGDVLAALFREDQSNAVFFLGSQDISRLDVVRYISHGIRKDNQNREKETLGEEGEKVSDPLKAFCVDLTAKAREGKLDPMIGREDELDRTIHILCRRRKNNPIFVGEAGVGKTSIVEGLAQMVVDGKVPEPLKNLKVYSLDMGLLLAGTKFRGEFEERLKNVVTQITAQDDHVLFIDEIHTIIGAGAVSGGSLDASNLLKPALSSGELRCIGTTTYKEYKTIFEKDHALSRRFQKVEVGEPSIPETIEILKGLLGKYESFHKVKYSSPAVEQAAELSARYILDRKLPDKAIDLLDEAGARVRLRESGKKTVTVREIEELVSKIAKVPSVTVKADDREKLKNLDEELKAKIYGQNSAIDQLVQSIRLSRSGLSEPGKPVGSFLFAGPTGVGKTELTRKLAEILGVELIRFDMSEYMEKHTVSRLIGSPPGYVGFEQGGQLTDAVHRNPHCVLLLDEIEKAHEDIYNILLQIMDHATLTDNNGRKSDFRQVILVMTTNTGARERSTNPVGFGNDLLEDRSLKAIEKQFSPEFRNRITAVIEFSSLSQENVTKVVAKQLALLQERLNSKQIELEFQDDVLNYIAEKAYTPEFGARPVQRWIDTHISKRISEEILFGELKSGGRAKLVAAKEGIEMEFSHGKKS, translated from the coding sequence ATGATTCTTACGGAAGAAATGGAACGGACCTTACGAAAGGCTTGGGAAGAAGCCAAACAAAGAAGAAACGAATTTATCACTCTCGAACACATCCTTCTTGCGTTGACCTTTGATACAGTCGGAAAAGAGGTTTTGGAAGCCTGCGGGGCCGATATAGAAAAACTAAAGAAAGATCTGAGTCATTATCTCGATAGCGAACTCGAATCCTTTCCGGAAACCTCCGGCGAAGTGGATCCGATCTACACGATTGGAGTGCAACACGTTCTACAGCTCGCCGAGTTTCACGTCCAATCCACTCGCAATAAAAAGATGGATGGGGGGGATGTTCTCGCGGCGTTATTCAGAGAAGATCAATCCAACGCAGTGTTTTTTCTCGGCTCACAAGATATTTCCAGATTGGACGTAGTTCGTTATATCTCTCACGGAATTCGCAAGGACAATCAGAACCGAGAAAAAGAAACTCTGGGGGAAGAAGGAGAAAAAGTTTCCGATCCTCTCAAAGCCTTTTGTGTGGATCTTACTGCGAAGGCCAGAGAAGGAAAGTTAGATCCTATGATCGGACGCGAGGACGAACTGGATCGGACAATCCACATTCTTTGTAGAAGAAGAAAGAACAATCCTATCTTTGTAGGTGAGGCGGGAGTCGGTAAAACTTCCATCGTCGAAGGACTTGCGCAAATGGTCGTGGACGGAAAAGTTCCGGAACCGTTGAAGAACCTAAAAGTTTATTCTCTCGACATGGGACTCTTGCTCGCGGGCACTAAGTTCCGAGGAGAATTTGAAGAGAGGCTTAAGAATGTAGTCACCCAGATCACGGCACAAGATGATCACGTTCTTTTTATCGACGAAATCCATACGATCATCGGTGCCGGCGCTGTTTCCGGCGGTTCTTTAGATGCGTCCAATCTCTTAAAACCTGCCCTTTCCAGCGGAGAACTTCGTTGTATCGGGACGACGACTTACAAAGAATACAAAACTATATTCGAAAAAGATCATGCACTTTCCAGAAGATTCCAAAAGGTGGAAGTAGGCGAACCTTCGATCCCAGAAACGATCGAGATCTTAAAAGGACTCTTGGGAAAATACGAGTCCTTTCACAAGGTGAAGTATTCTTCCCCTGCAGTGGAACAAGCCGCCGAGTTGTCCGCGCGTTATATTCTGGATCGAAAACTTCCGGACAAGGCGATCGACCTTTTGGATGAGGCGGGAGCTCGCGTTCGGCTTCGAGAGAGTGGGAAAAAAACGGTTACGGTAAGAGAAATCGAAGAACTCGTTTCCAAAATCGCGAAGGTTCCTTCCGTTACCGTCAAAGCCGACGATCGTGAAAAGCTCAAGAACTTGGACGAAGAATTAAAAGCCAAGATCTACGGACAAAATTCCGCGATCGATCAACTCGTACAATCGATCCGACTTTCCAGAAGCGGACTTTCCGAACCGGGAAAACCCGTGGGAAGTTTTCTCTTTGCAGGACCGACCGGGGTCGGAAAGACGGAGCTGACCCGTAAACTCGCAGAGATCCTCGGAGTAGAACTCATTCGTTTTGATATGAGCGAATACATGGAAAAACATACCGTTTCCCGTTTGATCGGTTCTCCTCCAGGTTACGTGGGGTTCGAACAAGGCGGACAATTGACCGATGCGGTGCATCGAAATCCACACTGTGTTCTTTTGCTCGACGAGATCGAAAAGGCTCACGAAGACATTTATAATATTCTTCTCCAGATTATGGATCACGCAACTCTTACGGACAACAACGGAAGAAAATCCGATTTTCGTCAGGTGATCCTCGTGATGACAACGAACACCGGAGCTCGGGAACGTTCCACAAATCCAGTGGGTTTTGGAAATGATCTTTTGGAAGACAGAAGTCTCAAGGCGATCGAAAAGCAATTTTCTCCGGAGTTTCGAAACCGTATCACAGCGGTGATCGAGTTCTCTTCTCTCAGTCAGGAAAATGTAACCAAAGTAGTTGCAAAACAGCTTGCTCTTTTACAAGAGCGTTTGAATTCTAAACAAATTGAATTAGAATTTCAGGATGATGTTCTCAACTACATCGCTGAAAAAGCTTATACACCCGAGTTCGGAGCTAGGCCCGTGCAGAGATGGATCGACACTCATATCTCGAAAAGAATCTCGGAAGAAATTCTATTTGGAGAATTAAAATCGGGCGGAAGGGCGAAACTCGTTGCCGCGAAAGAGGGGATCGAAATGGAATTTTCTCACGGCAAAAAATCCTAA